The Marivirga salinae DNA window AACCCATGGAGATCAAATACTTTAGAGTGGACAGCTCCAATTGAGCCTGGTCATGGTAACTGGCCTGGAGAAATTCCTAAAGTGTACAGATGGCCTTATGATTATAGTAAGCCAGGTGCTAAAGAGGATTTTATTCCGCAGCATATTCCATTGTCGCAAACTCCTGAGTCTAATTTAGATCATGAAGTTGAATTAGCGAAAAAAGAAGTTGTTGATAAAACAGCTGATGCAAAATCAGACGCCTAATAAATCATTTAAAGTAAACAGCTATTATCGTAACTTAGTAACAGTTACGGTGGTAGCTGTTTATCTTTTGATACTTGCAGGCGGTATCGTGAGAAGTACTGGTTCAGGCATGGGATGTCCAGATTGGCCTAAATGTTTTGGTCAATGGGTTCCGCCAACTTCTACAGAAGAACTGCCAGAAAATTATCAAGATTTTTATGCAGAATATAGACATCAAAAGAATATAAGATTTGCCAAATATTTAGATGTTTTTGGCTATTCTGAAATTGGAAAAGCCATTTTGGAAGATGAATCAATAAAAGAAGAAGCTGAATTTAATGCTTCTAAAACTTGGACAGAATACGTAAATAGACTTTTAGGTGCTCTAGTTGGTTTTTTGATTATTCTTTGTGTTGTGGGTTCTATTAAATATATAAAGCAGTCTAAGGCAGTATTTGTATTGGCCTTTGCTTCTTTGGTGCTAGTATTGATTCAAGGATGGATAGGTTCAATTGTAGTTTCTACCAATCTACTTTCCTGGTTAATAACCATACATATGGTTTTAGCACTTGTGATTCTAGCAGTTTTAACTGCTTTATATTTTGTAGTACATCGCAAAACTGATAAAAGGCAATTAGTGATTCAAGAGCAAAAAAAGCTTACTTATGTTTTGGTAATAGCTATGCTCATGATATTGGTGCAAATTATTTTGGGTACTCAGGTGAGAGAATCTTTAGATATAGTAGCAAGTAGGTTAGGAGATGCTCTTAGAGGCAGTTGGATTGAAGATTTGGGTGTTGAGTTTTATATTCATCGCTCTTTTTCTATCGCAATTGCAATTATTCACCTATATCTTTTGTTCAAATTATTTAAGGCGAAAGATGAGTTGAAAGACATTTATCGAAATGTAAAAATCTTAATGAGTCTTATAATATTAGAGATTTTATCAGGTACTATTATGGCTTATTTTGCTATACCATTTTGGGCTCAACCAATTCATTTGGTTTTAGGTAGTATGATTTTTGGAGCACAATTTTATATATTTTTGCAAGTAGTTTATACTACTCAAAAGACAAATAAAAAGGAGTATGCAATATCCTAATTCACAAAATATATCCATTACGGACTTTGTATTAAGTTACGCAAAGAATCTATTCATATTATTGAAGCCTAGGTTAAGCTTTTTGGTAGCTTTTTCTTCAGCTTTTGGCTATGTATTAGGCTTTAGCGGAAGTGGAATAAATTATGCAGTTCTTGCTTTTCTTTCCTTAGGTGGTTTTTTAGTATCAGGTTCCGCAGTTACCATCAATCAAATCTTAGAGATAGAGTTAGATAAAAAAATGGACAGGACTAAAAACCGTCCATTGCCTACTGGTAAAATATCAATTCAAGAGGCTACAATTTATGCTGTTATAACTGGTCTTGCTGGCTTAGGATTATTATTAATTTTTACGAATGTCTTAACCACAATCCTATCATTAGTATCTTTGATTTTATATAGCTTTGTTTACACTCCCTTAAAAAGAGTAGGGCCAATTGCTGTTTTTGCGGGTGCTATCCCTGGAGCTTTGCCTCCATTATTAGGATGGGTTGCTGCAACCAATGGATTTAGTATAGAAGCATGGATTATCTTTGGTATTCAGTTCATTTGGCAATTCCCACATTTCTGGGCTATTGCTTGGGTTGCAGATGAAGATTATAAGAAAGCAGGCTTTAAATTATTACCTTCAGGAGGGAAAAAGGATTTGAATACAGCTATTCAAATTATGATTTATACTTTATTCTTAATTCCATTAGGTTTATTGCCTACCTTGTTTGGAATAACTGGAATTTATTCAGCCTTAGTGGCTACTATTTGTGGTGTTCTATTTTTAAGTCAGACCTTCTATTTAATGAAGGAATGCAGCAAAGAGGCAGCTTTGAAAATAATGTTTGGTTCTTTTTTATACTTGCCAATAGTACAAGTAGCTTATTTATTAGATAAAATTTAATTATGGAAACTTCTTTAAATAAAGAACAACAATTACAACCGAGTATTAAAATACTCTCCATGCATCCTCTAAAGTTTGCATTGTGGTTATTTATAGTCACTGTTGTGATGATTTTCGCAGCTCTTACCAGCGCTTATATTGTTCGTCAATCAGAAGGGAATTGGTTGATATTTGAATTACCTAATATCTTTTTATACAATACAATAATATTAGTTGCTAGTAGTGTAACCATGCATTTGGCTTATTTAGCGGCTAAGAAAGATAATTTTAAGCAATTAAAGCTTTTCATGATAATAACGGCAGTCTTATCTGTAGCTTTTTTTATTGGGCAATATGAAGCTTGGGGCGCTTTGGTAGATAGAGATGTTTATTTTGTGGGTAATCCTTCAGGCTCATTTTTATATGTAATTTCAGGATTACATGCATTTCATTTGATTTCAGGGCTGATATTTATTTTAATTATGTTATTTTCGGCTTTTAAATATAAGGTTCATTCTAAAAATATGGTAAAAATGGAAATGTGTACAACATATTGGCACTTTTTAGATGGACTTTGGGTATATTTATTTATATTTTTGTTGTTAAATCATTAATCCTATATTGAACAGTTAAATTTATGGCAACTATTGTAGAAATTGATACTACTACCACAAGCAAATGGGGAGGTGGAGTAGCCCCCATGAATGCTAGTTATGGAAAACTGATGATGTGGTTCTTCCTTTTATCGGATGCATTTTCATTCTCAGCTTTACTAATAACTTATGGTCTAATCCGCTATTCACATCCTGCTTATCAGGGGCCAACTTCTGAATTTACTTTTAGTACAGAATATTGGCCAATTCCTGAAATGGTTTTTGAAGCACTTCCATTCTTACATGGAGTTCATGCGCCTTTGATTTTCGTAGGGATCATGACTTTTATATTGATCTTGAGTAGTGTTACTATGGTATTAGCTGTTGAGGCTGGTCATAGAATGGACCGAAGAGCTGTAATCAAATGGATGCTTTGGACTATCATTGGAGGATTAACTTTCTTAGCTTGTCAGGCATGGGAGTGGAGTCACTTCATTCACGGAACTGCTGAGGGCACTGTTAACGCAATGGGTGAAACTATTTATGGAGCTAACCTTACGGAAAATCAATATGGGCCTCCATTATTTGCTTCCTTATTCTTTTTTATTACAGGTTTCCACGGATTCCACGTATTTAGTGGGGTAGTGATCAATTTCATTATATTCTTCAACGCAGTAGTGGGTACTTATGAAAAAAGAGGTCATTACGAAATGGTTGAGAAAACCGGACTTTATTGGCACTTTGTTGATTTGGTTTGGGTATTCGTATTTACACTTTTTTACTTGATTTAACTTTATTTAAATAGAGCCTATTAGGCAATTAAATAAGTATATTCTATTTCTATTTGATGTTGAATCAAATAGAAAGAATTTGCAAAAATAATTATTAGAATCCATATAAGATATGTCACACGAAGAAACTAATAACGTTCAGGTAATTCCTGAAGATAAGGAGAAGACCAAAAAGATTTGGAAAGTAGCAGCGATTTTGGCAATTGTAACCATTATAGAATTTATTTTTGCTTTTACTTTGCCAAGAGGTATCATTCTGGTATCTATTTTCTTAGGTTTAACAGTAGTAAAAGCATTTTATATAGTTGCTGAATTTATGCACTTAAAGCATGAACAGAAAGCGTTAATATGGTCTATAATGATACCTACTATACTGATTTTATGGTTAGTTGTAGCCTTGATGGTAGAAGGTACTGCTATATTTAACATCAGACATTAAATTATTTCATTTGATATTTTTAATAAATCAGGTTGGTCTAAATCAACCTGATTTTTTTGTTTATGAAGAAGTCAAAAATTTTAATTCTACTGTTTACACTTACTTTTCCAGTAATTCTTTACTTGTTTTTGCGATCTTATGGGCAAAATGAATTTGCATTGCCTGTGTTTTTTGAGAATGCAGAGAAAAAGTTTTGTAATGATTCAACAGTAAAGAGTAACTCTGTTCAAGTATTTAGCTTGAATTTACAAGATTCATTTAAGCTGGAAGATATTTATAATGCTGATTTTAAAATAATCCATTTTCCTAATCCTCAAGATTCAGAGATTCAAACATTGAAAAATGAGTTGAATAGAGTCTTTAATACTTTTGATGAGTTGTCTATTAATCTTTTAAGCTTTGAAGCAATCACAAATAAAATGGGTGAGATGAAAGTAAGCAAAGCATTTTTACCAGGCCAAAGATCTGAAACGTATCTTTATCCAACAGCTGAAAAAGATGTTTTTGTAAACTGTATTTATGCATTTCCAACTCAAGATTGGGAGGGGGAACATCCAACTGAGGAAATTATAGCTTTTGATCATACTTTGGTTTTATTAGATGAAGAAAATAGAATCAGGGGCTATTATGATGGTTATGAAACAAAAGAAGTAGACAGATTGATATTAGAAATAAGAGTTTTATTAAGTAATAGATAAATGGAATCAGTAAACGGTAAGCAAAAATCATATATTAAATTAATTTGGGTTTTATCCATTGCAATTCCTGTAGTTGTTGCAATTCTTATATTCGCACCCGAAAAAATACAAGGTGCTGGTGATTGGGTTTATATTCTCCCACATCTGAATGCTACTTTTAATTCTATCACAACTGTTGTATTATTATTAGGATTGTATTTTATCAAGCAAAAAAACATTAAGGCTCATAAGAGTATGATGTCTATTGCTTTTACTTTTGGGAGTCTTTTTTTAGTAAGTTATGTGATATATCATTCTACAGCTGATTCTACTATTTACGGAGATATAAATGGAAATGGAGTTTTAGATGATGCTGAAAAAACTAAAGATCTAATGTGGTGGAGAGGATTGTATGTAGGTATTTTATTACCACATATAATTTTAGCAGCGGTTGTGGTTCCATTTGTTCTTTTTGCATTCTATTATGCATTGACTGATAAAATAGAAAAGCATAAAAAAATAGTTAAGTGGACTTTTCCTATTTGGTTGATTGTTTCCATTTCTGGAGTTATAGTTTATCTAATGATTAGTCCATATTATCTAAACTGAACAGAACTCATTAAAATGTTTTGTGGTTCTATTTAAAATTGACTAGATGAAAAAGTTTCTATTATTATTTGCATTTATTATTCTTAATCTAAGTGAAACTGTAGCTCAATGTGCCATGTGCAGAGCCACAGTAGAGAACAACGTAAATAATGGCGAAATCGGAATTGCTAGTTCATTGAACTTCGGTATTCTTTATCTATTTGCAGCCCCGTATTTAGTGGCTATGGTGATTGGAATTTTATGGTATAGAAATAGCAAAAAGCAGAATAAAAAAATTGATCTAAAATCTATTTTATCTAGGAATAAGGTGGAGTAAGCAGTAGATGTTCAATTTACCTTAAGCTAGTTTTGATTGTTTACCCTCAGGTTCTTCGCTCTCATAGTCAGTTATCACTGGAATGCTCATTACTACATTTATACCGCCACCAGGCTTTGAATTAAAATATACTGCTCCATTTATAGTATTCACTCTTGCATAAATACTTCTCATTCCCATGCCGGAATCTACTACATTCTGAACATCAAATCCGATTCCATCATCTTCATAGAATACACTAATTTCATTTTCTGCTTGACTTATTTGTAAATTGATATTGTTTGCTTCAGCATGCTTTATAGTATTGTTGATTAATTCCAATATTACATGATAGATATTTCGCTCTACTTCAAGAGGTAATCTTTTTTGTAGGCCATAAATAGCTAAATCAGCGTTTATTCTTTCTGCTTCATTAATTGTTCTAATAGTGTCTTTAATGGCTGTTTCTAATCCAAATCTGCTTAATAGGTCAGTAGAAAGATTATGAGATATTTCTCTTGTTTCTTTTATAGCCTCATTTATATTTTCCATTACCTTTTCAGCGGCTATCTGTTTATCACTTGATTGAAACAGAAGCTTAATAGAAGATAATCTAGCCCCTAATTTATCATGAAGGTCACTGGCTATTCGGTTTCTTTCTTCCTCTTGTCCATGCATCATAGCGTTGAGTTCTTTTAATTCTTGCTCAGCTTTCATATTGGTGATTTCTTCATTTTTTAATCGCTTCAAATATTTTTGTTTCTGAATGAAGAACCAAATGGTTGATATTATTAATATAATCAATAAAATACTTAAGCTCAGGAATAGATTTTTCTGAAAATTTTCACGTTCGATGGCAATTTGTTGTGCCCGGATCTCTTCTTCTTTCCTTTCAGTTTCATATTTGGTTTCTAAATCTTTTATTTCCTCCATTTTTTCATTGTCATAAAGGGAATCTCTAAGATTATTGTATTTTTGAAATAGGAGAGAGGCTTCATCAACAGCTCCGACTCCCATTTTTGCTTTTACCATATTGGAGTAAAGATTCATTTCTCGATGTGGGTTT harbors:
- a CDS encoding cytochrome c oxidase subunit 3, whose translation is MATIVEIDTTTTSKWGGGVAPMNASYGKLMMWFFLLSDAFSFSALLITYGLIRYSHPAYQGPTSEFTFSTEYWPIPEMVFEALPFLHGVHAPLIFVGIMTFILILSSVTMVLAVEAGHRMDRRAVIKWMLWTIIGGLTFLACQAWEWSHFIHGTAEGTVNAMGETIYGANLTENQYGPPLFASLFFFITGFHGFHVFSGVVINFIIFFNAVVGTYEKRGHYEMVEKTGLYWHFVDLVWVFVFTLFYLI
- the cyoE gene encoding heme o synthase, encoding MQYPNSQNISITDFVLSYAKNLFILLKPRLSFLVAFSSAFGYVLGFSGSGINYAVLAFLSLGGFLVSGSAVTINQILEIELDKKMDRTKNRPLPTGKISIQEATIYAVITGLAGLGLLLIFTNVLTTILSLVSLILYSFVYTPLKRVGPIAVFAGAIPGALPPLLGWVAATNGFSIEAWIIFGIQFIWQFPHFWAIAWVADEDYKKAGFKLLPSGGKKDLNTAIQIMIYTLFLIPLGLLPTLFGITGIYSALVATICGVLFLSQTFYLMKECSKEAALKIMFGSFLYLPIVQVAYLLDKI
- a CDS encoding cytochrome C oxidase subunit IV family protein — its product is MSHEETNNVQVIPEDKEKTKKIWKVAAILAIVTIIEFIFAFTLPRGIILVSIFLGLTVVKAFYIVAEFMHLKHEQKALIWSIMIPTILILWLVVALMVEGTAIFNIRH
- a CDS encoding tetratricopeptide repeat-containing sensor histidine kinase: MKRLLIFFLLFITISNSIFAQKSLEKLFEKAKELRKENKIDSSISIFKKIISSEAESQNISNLTGSSLNYLGLIYENRDNKENALKYYYKSIEVNQEVGNLLGLVSNYNNLANYYLADRKELALKYYQKAFDLLPNKNEGKRAGILSQNIGVLYSSKDFVRFNYDSAVYYYLNALKVSKAINDSSNISKLYHNLGLLYEENENLDAALSNYKSSLIIKKALQDKDGIATTLMGIGNIYLKQEKFKESYASYVKSLELSKSVGNPHREMNLYSNMVKAKMGVGAVDEASLLFQKYNNLRDSLYDNEKMEEIKDLETKYETERKEEEIRAQQIAIERENFQKNLFLSLSILLIILIISTIWFFIQKQKYLKRLKNEEITNMKAEQELKELNAMMHGQEEERNRIASDLHDKLGARLSSIKLLFQSSDKQIAAEKVMENINEAIKETREISHNLSTDLLSRFGLETAIKDTIRTINEAERINADLAIYGLQKRLPLEVERNIYHVILELINNTIKHAEANNINLQISQAENEISVFYEDDGIGFDVQNVVDSGMGMRSIYARVNTINGAVYFNSKPGGGINVVMSIPVITDYESEEPEGKQSKLA
- a CDS encoding cytochrome c oxidase subunit 3; the protein is METSLNKEQQLQPSIKILSMHPLKFALWLFIVTVVMIFAALTSAYIVRQSEGNWLIFELPNIFLYNTIILVASSVTMHLAYLAAKKDNFKQLKLFMIITAVLSVAFFIGQYEAWGALVDRDVYFVGNPSGSFLYVISGLHAFHLISGLIFILIMLFSAFKYKVHSKNMVKMEMCTTYWHFLDGLWVYLFIFLLLNH
- a CDS encoding DUF420 domain-containing protein encodes the protein MESVNGKQKSYIKLIWVLSIAIPVVVAILIFAPEKIQGAGDWVYILPHLNATFNSITTVVLLLGLYFIKQKNIKAHKSMMSIAFTFGSLFLVSYVIYHSTADSTIYGDINGNGVLDDAEKTKDLMWWRGLYVGILLPHIILAAVVVPFVLFAFYYALTDKIEKHKKIVKWTFPIWLIVSISGVIVYLMISPYYLN
- a CDS encoding COX15/CtaA family protein encodes the protein MQNQTPNKSFKVNSYYRNLVTVTVVAVYLLILAGGIVRSTGSGMGCPDWPKCFGQWVPPTSTEELPENYQDFYAEYRHQKNIRFAKYLDVFGYSEIGKAILEDESIKEEAEFNASKTWTEYVNRLLGALVGFLIILCVVGSIKYIKQSKAVFVLAFASLVLVLIQGWIGSIVVSTNLLSWLITIHMVLALVILAVLTALYFVVHRKTDKRQLVIQEQKKLTYVLVIAMLMILVQIILGTQVRESLDIVASRLGDALRGSWIEDLGVEFYIHRSFSIAIAIIHLYLLFKLFKAKDELKDIYRNVKILMSLIILEILSGTIMAYFAIPFWAQPIHLVLGSMIFGAQFYIFLQVVYTTQKTNKKEYAIS